One genomic region from Leptolyngbyaceae cyanobacterium JSC-12 encodes:
- a CDS encoding tetratricopeptide repeat protein (IMG reference gene:2510096618~PFAM: Tetratricopeptide repeat) yields the protein MNQPDDFSEVEYQRGADLTSAERREQIQSEDTPPEFKAFLLFQEGRLQADAQQFEEAIALYTQALELKPNYYRAWSDRADALKRLGRYEEAVDNCDRAIALCPDRHSAWNHRGIALHHLGRYEEAIASYDQAVTILPDFHTAWYNRGLSLEKLDRTVEALSSYDKVVQLRPDHAQAWRHRSKLLHTLKRYNEALSSYDYLIDLNTDDAKAWQQRGDVLKEMGDLEAALRSYDTALHLMPEDASLWGDRASVLVDLQRYPEGLDSLEKALELNPNDAKAWSLRAIACAKLQRQDEALASCERAIQIQADDYYPWRIRALLFRDLHQFEEEVESCERALALNPKDVELWVHQATALKKLHRYEAAIASYDKALDLQPGDATLWYQRGLALRRLGRFDSAIANFDRALTLDPDFHPATQSRLYTLLTTGNLVSHLLGNCSALERGRLWNDFKNILNNLVKRKLPALIILGLSVLLTTSSQGAALIVSGIFWAIATWSDIIREAEK from the coding sequence ATGAATCAACCGGATGACTTTTCAGAAGTTGAGTATCAACGGGGTGCCGATCTGACATCGGCAGAGCGTCGTGAGCAGATCCAGTCTGAGGATACGCCCCCCGAATTTAAAGCGTTCCTATTGTTTCAGGAAGGACGCCTGCAGGCAGATGCGCAGCAGTTTGAGGAGGCGATCGCGCTTTATACTCAGGCACTAGAACTAAAGCCGAACTACTATCGTGCCTGGAGCGATCGCGCTGATGCCTTGAAACGGTTGGGACGTTATGAAGAAGCAGTAGATAATTGCGACCGAGCCATCGCCTTGTGTCCTGATAGGCATTCTGCTTGGAATCATCGCGGCATTGCCCTACATCACCTGGGCAGATATGAAGAAGCGATCGCCAGCTACGATCAGGCAGTTACGATTCTTCCTGACTTTCACACTGCCTGGTACAATCGAGGGTTATCTCTAGAAAAACTGGATCGCACTGTAGAAGCATTATCCAGCTACGACAAAGTGGTGCAGCTTCGCCCCGACCATGCGCAGGCATGGCGTCATCGCAGCAAATTGTTACATACGCTTAAACGCTACAACGAAGCGCTCTCAAGCTACGACTACTTGATTGACCTGAACACAGATGATGCAAAAGCTTGGCAACAACGCGGTGATGTGTTGAAAGAGATGGGCGACTTGGAGGCAGCCCTGAGGAGTTACGATACAGCCCTTCATCTGATGCCAGAGGATGCTTCCCTCTGGGGCGACCGCGCTTCCGTATTAGTTGATCTGCAACGTTACCCAGAAGGGCTTGACAGTCTGGAAAAGGCATTGGAACTTAACCCCAACGATGCCAAAGCCTGGAGCTTGAGAGCGATCGCCTGTGCCAAATTGCAACGCCAGGATGAAGCCTTAGCAAGCTGCGAGCGAGCGATTCAAATTCAGGCAGATGATTACTACCCATGGCGTATTCGGGCGCTGTTGTTTCGCGATTTGCATCAATTTGAAGAAGAAGTTGAAAGCTGCGAACGAGCCTTAGCACTCAATCCCAAAGATGTCGAGTTATGGGTTCACCAGGCAACCGCATTGAAAAAACTACATCGTTACGAAGCCGCGATCGCCAGCTACGATAAAGCTCTCGACCTGCAACCGGGGGATGCCACCCTCTGGTATCAACGTGGGTTAGCCCTGCGTCGCTTGGGCCGGTTTGATAGCGCGATCGCAAACTTTGACCGCGCCTTGACCCTGGATCCTGATTTTCATCCTGCTACGCAAAGTCGGCTGTACACACTGCTGACAACGGGTAACCTGGTCAGTCACTTACTGGGCAACTGTTCAGCCCTGGAGCGAGGTCGCCTGTGGAACGATTTCAAGAACATCTTGAATAACCTGGTCAAGCGCAAATTGCCTGCCCTGATTATTCTTGGGCTGAGTGTTCTTCTCACTACCAGCAGCCAGGGCGCTGCCTTAATCGTGAGTGGAATTTTTTGGGCGATCGCCACCTGGAGTGATATAATCCGCGAGGCGGAAAAATAA
- a CDS encoding hypothetical protein (IMG reference gene:2510096619) — protein MRISFERSGGFAGMLMSVSIDTNKLAPTEANKVESLVESSGFFELPEAIANPTQPDRFQYHLTVAEPKRKHTVTVSESSMPGTLKPLVDWLMDAARHPR, from the coding sequence ATGAGGATTTCCTTTGAACGCAGTGGTGGATTTGCCGGAATGCTGATGTCTGTTTCCATTGATACCAACAAACTTGCACCTACAGAAGCAAACAAAGTGGAATCTCTGGTTGAATCATCTGGTTTTTTTGAATTGCCTGAGGCGATTGCGAATCCCACTCAGCCCGACCGATTCCAGTATCATCTCACTGTGGCTGAGCCAAAACGCAAACATACGGTTACAGTGAGCGAATCATCGATGCCAGGAACGCTCAAACCGTTGGTTGATTGGCTGATGGATGCAGCTCGTCATCCTCGATAA
- a CDS encoding protein of unknown function DUF1816 (IMG reference gene:2510096620~PFAM: Domain of unknown function (DUF1816)): MKLFNIAKEIVSDLVQSVYTAWWVEVTTTEPHCVYYFGPFDSSKDAEAARPGYLEDLEKEGAKGIVASVKRCKPKAMTIVEGLAE; encoded by the coding sequence ATGAAACTGTTTAACATTGCGAAAGAGATCGTTTCAGATCTGGTGCAGTCTGTTTATACTGCCTGGTGGGTAGAGGTAACGACAACAGAGCCTCACTGCGTTTATTATTTTGGTCCTTTTGATAGTTCAAAAGATGCAGAAGCGGCTCGCCCAGGCTACCTTGAAGACTTAGAAAAGGAAGGAGCTAAAGGAATTGTCGCGAGTGTCAAACGCTGTAAACCCAAAGCGATGACGATTGTAGAGGGGCTTGCTGAGTAA
- a CDS encoding hypothetical protein (IMG reference gene:2510096621) produces MSISHLFRKSALGRRTTHLAIVVFPDEGSVFQAYRLLHYHGISPENLAIVGQGYSSPERVGLMTPLRIILYKAVIYGLVSSVVGAVLGAGSVLIWKLQQDLSLILPACALVSGLAGVVLGALFGLFGEGTTASIYRHHLRQGRYLLMMEGSENLVRWGQEVLGCYSAPSPH; encoded by the coding sequence GTGTCCATTTCACACCTCTTTAGAAAATCCGCGTTGGGACGTCGTACTACCCATCTGGCAATCGTGGTTTTCCCCGACGAAGGGTCTGTTTTTCAGGCATACCGACTGCTTCATTATCATGGAATCTCACCCGAAAATCTGGCGATCGTGGGTCAAGGCTATAGCAGCCCTGAACGAGTTGGATTAATGACTCCACTCCGCATCATTTTGTACAAAGCTGTCATCTATGGTCTCGTTTCTAGCGTTGTAGGTGCTGTGCTCGGTGCAGGTTCGGTCTTAATCTGGAAGCTCCAGCAGGACCTGAGCTTGATTTTACCAGCCTGTGCTCTGGTCAGTGGTCTTGCGGGTGTGGTGCTCGGTGCTTTGTTCGGTTTATTTGGGGAAGGAACGACTGCAAGTATTTATCGCCATCATCTGCGCCAAGGGCGGTATTTGTTAATGATGGAAGGATCGGAAAATTTAGTACGGTGGGGACAAGAAGTTCTGGGTTGTTATTCTGCTCCTAGCCCTCACTAA
- a CDS encoding hypothetical protein (IMG reference gene:2510096622) translates to MHGYVTVMPPRWSRKPDRADPDFRRLDDRMTFATHVALFAATNSGLWFFRILGEKTSATGLPGGLPVTPWITTVWGAMLVAHAVFVFAIARYPETSASPPKSGTGFGSNTN, encoded by the coding sequence TTGCATGGATACGTTACTGTTATGCCTCCTCGTTGGTCCCGAAAACCCGATCGCGCCGACCCTGACTTTCGTCGTCTGGATGACCGGATGACGTTTGCCACCCATGTTGCGTTGTTTGCTGCAACCAATTCTGGGCTTTGGTTTTTCCGTATATTGGGTGAAAAAACGTCGGCAACAGGATTACCGGGTGGGCTTCCGGTAACCCCGTGGATTACCACTGTCTGGGGAGCGATGCTGGTGGCTCATGCGGTGTTCGTTTTTGCGATTGCCAGATATCCTGAAACATCAGCTTCTCCGCCTAAAAGTGGTACTGGATTTGGCTCAAATACCAATTAA
- a CDS encoding Protein of unknown function (DUF3181) (IMG reference gene:2510096623~PFAM: Protein of unknown function (DUF3181)) produces the protein MNRWFISTPDAEKSIMTNTSSSRAVESLAAEIGQSVYIDVAKWHLYLSDAHLHTVLAEQLYPLLANKELSEAKVQQILQSISVKLGGGKRELPLSDLVPMQCQVNLLDLLEEFQRNL, from the coding sequence ATGAATCGATGGTTTATATCAACCCCTGACGCTGAGAAGTCTATTATGACAAATACCAGTTCTAGTCGAGCCGTTGAATCTTTGGCGGCAGAGATCGGTCAAAGTGTTTATATTGACGTGGCAAAATGGCATTTGTATTTATCAGATGCCCATCTGCATACGGTTCTTGCAGAACAACTCTATCCGCTTCTAGCAAACAAAGAGCTTTCAGAAGCGAAGGTTCAGCAAATTCTACAATCAATTTCTGTCAAGCTGGGGGGTGGGAAACGCGAACTACCCTTGTCTGATCTGGTGCCTATGCAATGCCAGGTCAATTTGCTGGACTTGCTAGAAGAATTTCAGCGAAATCTCTAA
- a CDS encoding hypothetical protein (IMG reference gene:2510096624) encodes MEDFHDCLSHKIAHVTVGEFQVGKFDEARKIYQEAVSTYGSGFKGAYLLQEPDTERGMAVILWDSEQSMKENEGTEAHKMVLKKMMPLFATTPVTTYYEVVTEIHPGEED; translated from the coding sequence ATGGAAGACTTTCACGACTGCTTAAGTCATAAAATTGCTCACGTCACAGTGGGAGAATTTCAAGTCGGGAAATTCGACGAAGCACGAAAAATTTATCAAGAGGCTGTTTCCACCTATGGCAGCGGCTTCAAGGGTGCCTACCTGCTACAAGAGCCAGACACTGAACGCGGGATGGCAGTGATCCTTTGGGACAGCGAGCAAAGTATGAAAGAGAATGAAGGCACAGAGGCTCATAAAATGGTGCTCAAAAAAATGATGCCCCTATTTGCCACGACTCCTGTCACAACCTACTACGAAGTAGTCACTGAAATTCACCCTGGAGAAGAAGATTAG
- a CDS encoding integral membrane protein MviN (IMG reference gene:2510096625~PFAM: MviN-like protein~TIGRFAM: integral membrane protein MviN), whose product MAESQKPTRSLISIAGIVAVATLVSKFFGLFRQQAIAAAFGNGVVAGAYNFAYIIPGFLLILLGGINGPFHSAIVSALAKRKKEEVAPIMETITTLVVGILLSVTIGLIIFADPLMHVVAPGLFATAEQAAARGVSPVEYQNLVQTREIAIQQFRIMAPMAMMAGLIGIGFGALNAADQYWLPSISPLLSSVTVLIGLGWLGWSLGSQVMLPQYAMLGGIVLAWSTLAGAILQWLVQLPVQWRSGFGSFRPRFDFRRPEVQEVIRIMGPATFSSGMLQINVWTDMFFASFIPNAEAAVSAMGYAGLLATTPLGILSNMILVPLMPVFSRLADPENWEELKQRIHQGLLTTALTMLPLSAFMMALALPIVRVVYERYAFDKEASLLTASVLVAYSVGMFVYLGRDVLVRVFYGLGDADTPFRISAVNIFINALLDFLLFRPFGAPGLVLATVGVNLISLTVMLWILNQRLNGLPLLEWSMPIARLAGASAIAGFVSWGTLQMLEQLWGNQGFFILLLQLALSSLTGLISFILILVRLQIPEVTLLRDRLKQKLSRR is encoded by the coding sequence GTGGCGGAATCCCAAAAACCAACGCGCTCGTTAATTAGCATTGCTGGAATTGTGGCGGTGGCAACGCTGGTCAGTAAGTTTTTTGGGTTGTTCCGGCAACAGGCGATCGCGGCTGCTTTTGGGAATGGAGTGGTTGCTGGAGCCTATAACTTTGCTTACATTATTCCAGGATTTTTGTTGATTCTGCTGGGCGGCATTAATGGACCGTTCCACAGCGCGATCGTCAGTGCCCTGGCAAAACGTAAAAAAGAAGAAGTTGCCCCCATTATGGAAACTATTACCACTCTAGTAGTTGGCATTCTTCTAAGCGTGACAATTGGGCTAATTATTTTTGCCGATCCATTAATGCATGTTGTAGCACCAGGGTTATTTGCAACCGCAGAACAAGCCGCTGCCAGAGGAGTTTCGCCCGTTGAGTATCAAAATTTGGTGCAAACCCGTGAGATTGCTATCCAACAGTTCCGTATTATGGCACCGATGGCAATGATGGCAGGGCTGATTGGTATTGGCTTTGGTGCGCTGAATGCGGCTGATCAATACTGGCTGCCCTCCATTAGCCCGTTACTATCCAGTGTCACCGTGCTGATTGGGTTGGGCTGGTTAGGCTGGTCGCTAGGCAGTCAGGTAATGCTGCCGCAATACGCCATGTTGGGAGGGATTGTGCTTGCTTGGTCTACATTGGCAGGTGCGATTTTGCAGTGGTTAGTGCAGTTACCAGTACAGTGGCGATCAGGCTTCGGTAGCTTTCGTCCTCGATTCGACTTTCGCCGTCCCGAAGTGCAAGAAGTGATCAGAATCATGGGTCCAGCAACGTTTTCGTCTGGCATGTTGCAGATTAACGTCTGGACAGATATGTTTTTTGCCTCGTTCATTCCAAATGCGGAAGCTGCTGTTTCTGCAATGGGCTATGCAGGGCTGCTAGCAACCACTCCGTTGGGCATTTTGTCGAACATGATTCTGGTGCCGCTGATGCCTGTGTTTTCCCGATTAGCAGACCCAGAAAACTGGGAAGAACTGAAGCAGCGCATTCACCAGGGGTTGTTGACAACAGCGTTAACCATGCTGCCACTCAGTGCATTCATGATGGCATTGGCGTTGCCGATTGTGCGGGTGGTATATGAGCGCTACGCCTTCGATAAAGAGGCTTCGCTGCTAACTGCTTCAGTGTTAGTTGCGTATTCAGTCGGCATGTTTGTATATTTGGGGCGGGATGTGTTAGTACGGGTGTTTTACGGATTGGGCGATGCTGACACGCCCTTTCGGATTAGTGCGGTGAATATCTTTATCAATGCTCTGCTGGATTTTCTGTTATTCAGACCGTTTGGTGCACCGGGTCTAGTGTTGGCAACGGTTGGGGTTAATCTGATTTCCTTGACTGTGATGCTCTGGATTCTCAACCAGCGATTGAACGGTTTGCCGTTGCTGGAATGGAGTATGCCGATCGCGAGATTAGCGGGTGCAAGTGCGATCGCTGGGTTTGTTTCCTGGGGCACCTTACAAATGCTAGAACAACTCTGGGGCAATCAAGGCTTTTTCATCCTCCTGCTCCAACTCGCCCTTTCTAGCCTCACTGGATTAATATCATTCATCCTGATTCTGGTTCGACTGCAAATCCCTGAAGTCACGCTCTTGCGCGATCGCCTGAAGCAAAAACTCTCAAGACGATGA
- a CDS encoding chromosomal replication initiator protein DnaA (IMG reference gene:2510096626~PFAM: domain; Bacterial dnaA protein~TIGRFAM: chromosomal replication initiator protein DnaA), producing the protein MELIAIDDLWSEVLERLQLLLNRPTYEAWIKTAVVEELTDTRMVLRTSNPFARKWLKKYYFKTITDVIHEIVGRPIEIHMTVACDDEGNPVDPDFCWTLPLEAKPANLTEPLPPAAQTTIAQTSDRPRSTELNPKYVFSRLVVGSNNRMAHAASLAVAESPGREFNPLFLCGGVGLGKTHLMQAIGHYRLEICPSSRVFYVSTEQFTNDLITAIRRDSMQTFREHYRAADVLLVDDIQFIEGKEYTQEEFFHTFNTLHEAGKQVVLASDRPPNQIPRLQERLCSRFSMGLIADIQIPDLETRMAILQKKAEYENMRLPREVIEYIASSYTSNIRELEGALIRAVAYISIAGLPMTVENIAPVLNPPVEQVEASPDDVLKVISEHFDVTIEDLKGSSRRREVSTSRQIGMYLMRQHTDLSLPKIGEVFGGKDHTTVMYSCDKIAQLKENDSSMMQTLRQLSDLINQTSQARHQA; encoded by the coding sequence GTGGAATTAATAGCGATTGACGATCTTTGGTCAGAGGTGTTGGAACGCCTGCAATTATTGCTCAACCGTCCGACTTACGAAGCCTGGATTAAAACGGCAGTCGTTGAGGAACTGACAGATACTCGCATGGTGTTGAGAACGTCCAACCCTTTTGCACGGAAGTGGCTGAAGAAATATTATTTCAAGACGATTACGGATGTGATTCATGAGATTGTGGGGCGTCCGATTGAAATTCATATGACTGTTGCCTGTGATGATGAAGGCAATCCAGTCGATCCTGATTTTTGCTGGACACTACCGCTGGAAGCGAAGCCAGCTAACTTGACAGAACCGTTGCCACCTGCTGCCCAAACTACAATCGCTCAAACCTCAGATCGCCCCCGCTCCACGGAGCTAAACCCTAAGTACGTATTCTCTCGATTGGTCGTTGGCTCCAATAACCGCATGGCTCATGCTGCATCGCTGGCAGTGGCAGAATCCCCAGGACGAGAGTTTAATCCGCTGTTTTTGTGTGGCGGGGTTGGATTGGGCAAAACGCACCTAATGCAGGCGATCGGGCACTATCGCCTGGAGATTTGTCCTAGTTCGCGGGTGTTTTATGTGTCTACTGAGCAGTTCACGAATGATTTGATCACAGCCATCCGGCGAGACAGTATGCAGACGTTTCGGGAGCACTATCGGGCAGCAGATGTGTTGCTGGTGGATGATATTCAGTTCATTGAAGGTAAGGAGTATACCCAGGAGGAATTTTTTCATACCTTTAACACGCTACACGAAGCAGGGAAACAGGTGGTCCTGGCCAGCGATCGCCCACCCAATCAGATTCCCAGATTGCAAGAGCGGCTCTGTTCACGGTTTTCAATGGGGTTGATTGCTGATATTCAAATTCCCGATCTGGAAACGCGGATGGCGATTTTGCAGAAAAAAGCCGAGTACGAAAATATGCGGTTGCCGCGAGAGGTAATTGAGTACATTGCCTCTAGCTATACGTCCAACATTCGGGAACTGGAAGGAGCGCTGATCCGGGCTGTGGCTTATATCTCAATTGCAGGGTTACCCATGACAGTTGAGAATATTGCTCCAGTGTTGAACCCACCTGTAGAACAGGTGGAAGCTTCTCCAGATGATGTTTTGAAAGTAATTTCAGAGCACTTTGATGTAACGATTGAGGACTTGAAAGGTAGTTCCCGGCGCCGGGAAGTTAGCACATCTCGTCAGATTGGCATGTACCTGATGCGGCAGCATACTGATCTGAGTTTGCCCAAGATTGGGGAAGTATTTGGTGGCAAAGACCATACAACAGTGATGTATAGCTGTGATAAGATTGCTCAACTCAAAGAGAATGACTCGTCGATGATGCAAACCTTACGCCAGTTAAGCGACCTGATTAATCAAACCAGTCAGGCTCGTCACCAGGCGTAG
- a CDS encoding anti-sigma regulatory factor (Ser/Thr protein kinase) (IMG reference gene:2510096627~PFAM: Histidine kinase-, DNA gyrase B-, and HSP90-like ATPase) codes for MRTELHVPSDLKFLTIVENWLLGSLEVELGDYVDWPKQSNRLRLVLVEAYSNVVRHAHRDQPNLPVLIRLELQERDIALEIWDHGQGYDISTYLPPTPEAKQESGYGWLILNRLMDRVEYRLQVNGRNCLKLEASLPEAKPQTPTLSGREG; via the coding sequence ATGAGAACCGAACTTCATGTACCAAGCGATCTCAAATTTTTGACCATTGTCGAGAATTGGTTGCTGGGCAGTTTAGAAGTTGAGCTGGGCGATTATGTTGATTGGCCCAAGCAGTCCAATCGTCTCCGGTTGGTACTCGTTGAAGCTTACTCCAATGTGGTGCGCCACGCCCATCGAGATCAACCCAACCTACCCGTCCTGATTCGTCTGGAACTCCAAGAACGGGATATTGCCTTGGAAATCTGGGATCATGGGCAGGGCTACGACATTTCTACTTATCTACCGCCGACTCCAGAAGCAAAGCAGGAAAGCGGTTACGGCTGGCTAATTTTAAATCGGCTGATGGATCGAGTTGAGTATCGCTTGCAGGTCAATGGTCGTAACTGTTTAAAACTGGAGGCAAGCTTGCCAGAGGCAAAACCTCAAACGCCAACCTTATCTGGGAGAGAAGGATAA
- a CDS encoding serine phosphatase RsbU, regulator of sigma subunit (IMG reference gene:2510096628~PFAM: GAF domain; Response regulator receiver domain; Stage II sporulation protein E (SpoIIE)): MAEETDSKLKLMVVDDEPDNLALLYRTFRREFDVVKAESAIEALSILDEQGEMAIIISDQRMPEMLGTEFLSKTVDRFPDTIRIVLTGYTDVEDLVEAINAGKVFKYITKPWVPDQLKVVVQQAAETYRIVKHRTNELRRALRRESLFNEITTAIRESLDYESMLNTIAATLGKTFSAHECILQPVESYHLAPSVFHYRAEPVSTEDSQAPSVHRLNETDALIQSVLTSHQIQVGQSQSIEGDRHRLVVPLIYQQDFLALLALDRPLSSQPWNTEDINLMQGVAEQASLAISQAKLYQRTQKQAEQMRAELEVARQIQGNLLRQSWPELDGMKVQACCYPAREVGGDFFEVYTHPQGDIWLAVGDVSGKGVPAALFMASAISVLRRELSQESPPEPHIVMQNLNRSLSDDLISANCFITMVLARYTPTTQKLVYANAGHIYPLVWSREAIASRQAESANTVTVEPNYLKVRGVPLGILPTWKAAAGSLDLRSGEVLLLTSDGITEATIQTPEASNGHTGAPTSSSMLQQTGLWRLLLNEQQPLDLSHLLARIRAHNVIQEDDQTLLSLEVL; the protein is encoded by the coding sequence ATGGCTGAGGAAACGGATAGCAAACTTAAGCTGATGGTTGTGGACGACGAGCCGGACAACCTGGCGTTGCTATATCGCACCTTTCGGCGAGAGTTTGATGTAGTCAAGGCAGAGAGCGCGATCGAGGCGCTTAGCATTCTGGATGAACAGGGAGAGATGGCAATCATCATCTCAGATCAGCGGATGCCGGAAATGCTGGGAACTGAGTTTTTGAGCAAAACGGTCGATCGCTTCCCTGATACCATCCGCATCGTACTCACTGGTTATACCGATGTTGAAGATCTGGTCGAAGCTATCAATGCCGGAAAAGTTTTCAAATACATCACCAAGCCCTGGGTGCCAGATCAACTGAAAGTCGTAGTGCAGCAGGCGGCGGAAACTTATCGCATTGTCAAACATCGCACCAATGAACTAAGGCGGGCACTTCGACGAGAATCGCTGTTCAACGAAATCACTACTGCCATTCGGGAGTCGTTAGACTACGAAAGCATGCTGAATACGATTGCTGCCACCCTTGGTAAAACCTTTTCAGCCCATGAATGCATATTGCAACCGGTGGAAAGTTATCACCTGGCTCCGAGCGTCTTTCACTACAGGGCTGAGCCAGTGTCCACCGAAGACAGTCAGGCTCCATCAGTTCATCGCCTTAATGAGACAGATGCCCTAATCCAAAGCGTGCTTACGAGCCATCAAATCCAAGTCGGACAATCACAATCAATAGAAGGCGATCGCCATCGGTTGGTGGTGCCATTGATCTATCAGCAAGACTTTCTGGCACTTTTGGCATTAGATCGTCCCTTGTCCTCTCAACCGTGGAACACTGAAGACATTAATTTGATGCAGGGAGTTGCTGAACAGGCCTCGTTAGCGATCTCGCAGGCAAAGCTATATCAACGCACCCAAAAACAGGCAGAACAGATGCGAGCAGAGTTAGAGGTCGCTCGTCAAATTCAAGGAAATTTGTTGCGCCAAAGCTGGCCTGAGCTGGATGGCATGAAGGTGCAGGCGTGTTGCTATCCAGCGCGAGAAGTAGGGGGTGATTTCTTTGAAGTGTATACCCATCCCCAAGGAGATATTTGGCTGGCAGTCGGGGATGTATCTGGTAAAGGAGTTCCAGCCGCGCTATTTATGGCGAGCGCGATTTCAGTGTTGCGTCGAGAATTATCGCAAGAATCGCCGCCAGAGCCCCATATTGTGATGCAAAACTTAAATCGGAGTTTGTCAGACGATTTGATTAGCGCCAACTGCTTTATCACTATGGTATTGGCACGTTACACCCCAACGACTCAAAAACTGGTCTACGCCAATGCTGGACACATTTATCCTCTGGTGTGGTCACGAGAGGCGATCGCTTCTCGTCAAGCTGAATCAGCCAATACCGTCACCGTTGAACCAAACTATTTAAAGGTTCGAGGCGTTCCATTGGGCATTTTGCCAACCTGGAAAGCTGCAGCAGGCAGCCTCGATTTGCGATCAGGCGAAGTATTGCTGCTCACCAGTGACGGCATTACCGAGGCAACCATTCAGACACCAGAAGCGTCGAATGGACATACTGGAGCACCAACTTCTAGCTCCATGCTGCAACAAACGGGGCTGTGGAGACTGCTTCTCAATGAGCAGCAACCGTTAGATTTATCCCATCTACTGGCTCGTATCCGAGCGCATAATGTGATTCAAGAAGACGACCAAACCCTACTCTCCCTGGAGGTCCTGTAG
- a CDS encoding protein of unknown function DUF1001, CpeT/CpcT family (IMG reference gene:2510096629~PFAM: CpeT/CpcT family (DUF1001)): MNRRNAIALLMGYSWLSISSLANAQNLATSEIQQQAKKVATLLEGVMDTTAQARVNPKAPSVQMTTCRVQVIDTNNHTSAIFLYQEQALTSKLSQPYRQRFLEISPHPETQTVRSRSFRLTQPERWAGFCNQPDAQRTLQSRDLGNPVCSVFLKQTPTGFLGETPPEGCPTNARGAVRITNTIELNTAGMNTWDRGFDADGNQVWGAQSESYQFRRQQADRGK; encoded by the coding sequence ATGAATCGTCGAAACGCGATCGCGCTCCTCATGGGTTATTCCTGGCTCAGCATCAGCAGCTTAGCCAATGCCCAAAACCTCGCAACCTCTGAAATACAGCAGCAGGCGAAGAAAGTTGCCACCCTGCTAGAAGGAGTCATGGATACAACCGCCCAGGCAAGAGTAAATCCTAAAGCACCTAGTGTGCAGATGACAACTTGTCGAGTCCAGGTGATCGATACAAATAACCACACATCAGCTATCTTTTTGTATCAAGAGCAAGCACTCACCAGCAAACTTTCCCAACCTTATCGACAGCGTTTCCTGGAGATCTCTCCCCATCCCGAAACGCAAACGGTGCGATCGCGCTCCTTCCGACTGACTCAACCCGAACGCTGGGCAGGCTTTTGTAACCAGCCTGATGCTCAACGAACCCTGCAATCTCGCGACCTTGGCAATCCGGTTTGCAGCGTTTTTCTCAAACAAACCCCAACAGGTTTCTTAGGTGAAACTCCCCCAGAAGGATGCCCTACCAATGCCAGAGGAGCCGTTCGCATCACCAACACCATTGAGCTCAACACTGCTGGTATGAACACCTGGGATCGGGGTTTCGATGCCGATGGCAACCAGGTATGGGGAGCACAGTCAGAGTCATACCAGTTCAGGAGACAGCAGGCAGACAGGGGGAAGTGA
- a CDS encoding hypothetical protein (IMG reference gene:2510096630) — protein sequence MSCQNPPLKWEKRLQPLHLLNCTDQIRAENEAISLDQIRSITLNNILVNTRATALCLPPDAVSQVGLKLLRELNGVTAMGIGKARIFRDASL from the coding sequence TTGTCATGCCAGAATCCACCGCTGAAATGGGAAAAGCGTTTACAACCCTTACACTTACTCAACTGCACCGACCAAATTCGAGCAGAAAATGAAGCAATTTCACTGGATCAAATCCGCTCAATTACACTCAACAACATCCTGGTAAACACTAGAGCTACTGCCCTATGTCTGCCGCCTGATGCGGTCTCGCAAGTGGGATTAAAACTCTTGCGGGAATTAAATGGGGTAACAGCAATGGGCATTGGCAAAGCGCGAATTTTTCGAGATGCTTCTTTGTAA